A region of Nitrospira sp. SG-bin1 DNA encodes the following proteins:
- a CDS encoding arylesterase, protein MLLWPFTSGVDPSSASDPRPRIVAFGDSLTAGLGVQSDESYPAQLQHRLDGLGYNYRVINAGVSGDTTAGGLRRVPWILNNKPELVILELGANDGLRGLPVDQTRSNLRQIIQQLQESGTTVVLAGMKLPPNYGEDYTASFEAMYRMLAEEYRLPLIPFFLEGVGGSSSLNQADGIHPTREGYEIIVKQVLKVLMPVLNERAHKPAATHKQS, encoded by the coding sequence ATGCTTCTGTGGCCGTTTACCTCGGGAGTCGACCCTTCTTCAGCATCGGACCCTAGACCCCGCATCGTGGCGTTTGGCGATAGTCTTACCGCCGGACTGGGGGTGCAGTCCGATGAAAGCTATCCGGCTCAACTTCAGCATCGACTTGATGGTCTCGGTTACAACTATCGGGTGATCAACGCCGGTGTGAGCGGTGATACGACGGCGGGTGGACTTCGACGCGTACCGTGGATCCTCAACAACAAACCAGAGCTGGTGATTCTCGAATTGGGCGCGAACGATGGACTTCGAGGACTTCCTGTCGACCAAACAAGAAGTAATCTTCGTCAGATCATTCAACAGTTGCAAGAATCCGGTACGACGGTGGTCTTGGCCGGGATGAAGCTGCCGCCGAATTACGGAGAAGACTACACCGCGAGCTTCGAAGCCATGTACCGGATGCTGGCCGAAGAATACCGGCTTCCCTTAATTCCCTTTTTCCTCGAAGGGGTGGGAGGATCATCCTCGTTGAATCAGGCTGACGGGATTCATCCGACCAGGGAAGGTTACGAGATCATCGTGAAGCAAGTGCTCAAAGTGCTCATGCCGGTACTAAATGAACGGGCGCACAAGCCCGCTGCGACCCACAAGCAGAGCTGA
- a CDS encoding ATPase, whose product MNSTETIRAVQENIARVIKGKPHVIEMSIVALLARGHLLLEDVPGVGKTTLAHSLARSLDCSFKRIQFTSDLLPSDIVGVSIFNRQKQAFEFMPGPIFANIVLADEINRTTPKTQSSLLEAMSEAQISFDNKTYPLNQPFMVIATQNPAEYHGTFPLPESQLDRFLMRLRIGYPSQEEEKKVLERRPSLHPAEELQPLLTAQDVLLLQERVDHVLMEESITDYLLAIVQSTRQSDLLSLGVSTRGALALSRAAKALSLVRGRTYCLPDDIKELAPIVLSHRIMVARTQELRQRSFEQAERIIRDLVDAMPVPV is encoded by the coding sequence ATGAATTCCACGGAAACCATTCGAGCCGTTCAGGAGAATATTGCACGTGTGATCAAGGGCAAACCGCATGTGATCGAGATGAGCATCGTCGCCCTCTTGGCGCGCGGCCATCTCCTTCTCGAAGATGTACCGGGAGTCGGCAAAACGACGCTTGCGCATAGCTTGGCGCGATCGCTCGATTGCTCCTTCAAGCGCATTCAGTTCACGAGCGATCTCCTTCCCTCCGATATCGTGGGCGTCTCGATCTTCAATCGTCAGAAGCAGGCCTTTGAGTTCATGCCGGGCCCGATTTTCGCCAATATCGTGCTTGCGGATGAAATCAATCGCACGACGCCGAAAACACAAAGCAGTCTGTTGGAGGCGATGAGTGAAGCGCAGATTTCTTTCGACAATAAGACCTATCCTCTGAACCAGCCCTTCATGGTCATTGCGACGCAGAATCCCGCCGAATACCATGGCACGTTTCCTCTTCCGGAATCACAGCTGGATCGTTTCTTGATGCGGCTTCGCATCGGCTATCCCTCGCAGGAAGAAGAAAAAAAGGTCCTTGAACGCCGGCCATCGCTCCATCCGGCCGAAGAACTACAGCCCCTACTGACGGCCCAGGATGTCCTCCTACTCCAAGAACGGGTCGATCACGTTCTCATGGAAGAAAGCATTACAGACTATCTTTTGGCCATTGTTCAAAGCACGAGGCAGTCGGATCTGTTGTCGTTGGGGGTGAGCACCAGAGGCGCATTGGCCTTGAGTCGGGCCGCCAAAGCGTTGTCACTCGTCCGCGGTCGGACCTATTGTCTACCGGACGATATCAAGGAACTGGCCCCGATCGTGTTGTCCCATCGCATCATGGTGGCTCGCACGCAAGAGTTGCGTCAACGAAGCTTCGAGCAAGCTGAGCGAATCATCCGGGACTTGGTCGACGCGATGCCAGTCCCTGTCTAA